A region of Micromonospora chokoriensis DNA encodes the following proteins:
- a CDS encoding cupin domain-containing protein, protein MQIIEGAGRWTAPAGTVNDWVEHLRVPDLSVGTYCIPADGLDDQSPHTEDEIYVVTAGRARIVTPDGAAEVGPGSVIFVPAGEEHRFDEVTEDLALLVVFGPAYGSRAPDRRAG, encoded by the coding sequence ATGCAGATCATCGAAGGCGCTGGTCGATGGACCGCCCCCGCCGGGACCGTCAACGACTGGGTCGAACACCTGAGGGTGCCGGACCTGTCGGTGGGGACGTACTGCATCCCAGCGGACGGTCTCGACGATCAGAGCCCGCACACCGAGGACGAGATCTACGTGGTCACCGCCGGGCGGGCCCGGATCGTGACCCCGGACGGCGCAGCCGAGGTGGGCCCGGGTTCGGTGATCTTCGTGCCGGCCGGCGAGGAGCACCGGTTCGACGAGGTGACCGAGGACCTGGCACTGCTGGTGGTGTTCGGTCCGGCGTACGGCTCGCGCGCACCAGACCGGCGAGCCGGGTAG